In Ictalurus furcatus strain D&B chromosome 23, Billie_1.0, whole genome shotgun sequence, a single window of DNA contains:
- the ccl32b.3 gene encoding C-C motif chemokine 32b.3, translating into MNLLYPLFFCMVFCLCARETVSWPSFCCLKKTQHKGLPVKNVADCKVQRSGLCPFDAIMIKTHKGRKLCYDLKAEWVIKNVVMNGKDSCEVTIPQNNPYTTHKAYTNGSSVKTTITLD; encoded by the exons ATGAACCTGCTCTATCCACTCTTCTTCTGCATGGTGTTCTGCCTCTGTGCCAGAGAAA CAGTGAGTTGGCCCAGCTTTTGCTGCTTGAAAAAAACTCAACATAAAGGACTGCCTGTGAAAAATGTTGCCGATTGTAAAGTCCAGCGTTCAGGACTTTGCCCCTTTGATGCAATCAT GATCAAGACCCATAAAGGACGGAAACTCTGTTATGATCTAAAGGCAGAGTGggttattaaaaatgttgtgATGAACGGAAAAGACTCTTGTGAGGTGACCATTCCACAGAACAACCCCTATACCACTCATAAGGCTTATACTAATGGTTCTTCAGTTAAGACTACTATAACATTGGACTAA